Part of the Natrinema amylolyticum genome, CGGCGCGGCATGGCGAATCCGCGCGCCAGCCGCTGGGGCATGACCGACGAGTACGTGACTGGCGAGGACGAGTCGGTCGTCGTCGGCGTCACGATCGAGACGCAGTCAGCCCTCGACGACCTCGACGACATCCTCTCGGTGCCGGAACTCGGCTTCGTCTTCATCGGCCCGCTCGATCTCTCGGTCTCGCTGGGTCATCCGGGCGAATTCGACCACCCGGACGTCGAGGAGGCCGTCGAGACGATCCGATCCGCCGCTGTCGAGGCGGACGTTCCGGTCGGCGGGCTCGGATTCGGCATGGACGACGTCAACGAGAAAGCGGCGAACGGCTACCAACTGCTGAATATCGGGACGACGACCGGTGCGTTACGGTCCTCCGTCACCGGGTGGCTGGACGACTACGACGGCGCGTAACTCGAGCCCCCTGCCTGTACCAAACCGATTCGAAACTTCGGTCGGAAAGCTCGTGTTACCGCTGAACGGCGCGCCGGTACTGGACCGGCCACGCGTTCGCGACCTCGTCCGGATCGCGCTCGAGGTCGCCGGACGCGCGGAGTCCGAAGTACGGATCGCGTAGGAACTCCCGGCCGACGAGCACGAGGTCGGCACGGCCGTTACGGACCAGTGCGTCGGCCTGCTCGGGTTCGGTGACGCCGCCGACCGCGCCGACGGCGACGTCGGCCCCCTCACGGACCCGCTCCGCCAGCGGCACCTGGAAGTTCGGGCCGCCCGGCACCGCCTGTTCGGGGTGAAGTCCGCCCGAACTCACGTCGACCAGATCGACGCCGAGATCGGCGAGGTCGTCCGCCAGTCGCACTGACTGCTCGATGTCCCACGACTCGCGGTCGTCGAGCCAGTCCGTTCCGGAGATGCGGACGAAGACCGGCTTGTCGTCCGGCCAGACCTCGCGGACGGCCGCGACGACGTCGCGAGTCAGCCGCGTGCGGTTCTCGAAGCTGCCGCCGTAATCGTCCTCGCGAGTGTTCGTAACCGGCGAGAGGAACTCGTGGAGCAGGTAGCCGTGAGCCGCGTGGACCTCGGCGACCTCGAACCCGGCCTCGAGCGACCGCTCGGCCGCCGCGCGATAGGCGTCGATGACGCCCTCGATATCGTCCTGATCGGCCTTCCGCATCGCTGGGCGATCGCCGTCGAACGGCGGATAGGCCTCGGGCGACGGCGAGAGGACCTCCCAACCCGACGCCCCGCTGGGGCCGGTCCCGTCGGGCTGGATCGGAACGTGGCCCTCCCAGGGCCGCTCTTTGCTCGCTTTGTGGCCCGCGTGGGCGAGCTGGATCCCCGGCACCCCACCCTGGTCGCGGATGAACTCGGTGGTCGGTTCGAGCGCGGCCGCGTGTTCGTCGCTCCAGATCCCCAGGTCGTGGGGCGTGATCCGGCCCGCCGGTGAGACGGCGGTCGCTTCGGTCATCACGATGCCGGCACCGCCGACGGCCCGGCTTCCGAGGTGGACGCGGTGCCACTCGGTCGCGACCCCGTCCGGCTCACAGGAGTACTGACACATCGGCGAGACGGCGATTCGGTTCTTCGTCTCACTGTCGCGCAACGATAACGGAGAGAGCAGATCGGTCATCGCCGGGTATAGCCACGGCGGAGAGAAAACGGCCGTGGAGGGAGAGGCGCTTGCCGGATCGCGGACGACCGACACGAACGCCGTCCGCCGGCGAGCGTCTCCACAGCCACTTATCCCGCTCGCTACCCCAGCACCGATATGGTATCGGGCACGCCCCTCCGGACGCGATTCGACGCCGATCACCCCGTTGTCGGCATGGTACACCTCCCGCCGCTCCCCGGCACACCGGATTTCGACGGCGATCGCGACGCCGTCCGAACCCGCGCGCTCGAGGACGCCACCCGGCTCGAGGCGGGCGGCGTCGACGGGATCGTCCTCGAGAACTTCGGCGACGCGCCGTTCCATCCCGACGACGTACCGAAACACGTCGTCGCGTCGATGACTGCCGTCGCGACGGCCCTGACGGACGCCGTCGACGTGCCGGTCGGGATCAACGTGCTCCGAAACGACGCCCGGGCCGCGATGTCGATCGCCGCGGCCGTCGACGCCGACTTCGTCCGGGTCAACGTCCACGTCGGCACTGCGGCGACCGATCAGGGGATCATCGAGGGCCGGGCCCACGAGACCCTCCGGCTTCGCGACCGGCTCGCCGCCGACGTCGCGATCCTCGCGGACGTCCACGTCAAACACGCGACCCCCATCGGCGAACGGGAGATCGAGCGCGCGGCCCTCGAGACGGTCGAGCGCGGCGGAGCCGACGGCGTCGTCGTTTCCGGCCCCGGGACGGGCGTCGAAACGTCGCTCGCGGACGTCGAGCGCGTCACCGATGCGCTCGCCGATCGGGGACACGATGAGACGCCGGTGTTCGTCGGCAGCGGCGTGACGAGCGAGACGATCGGCGACTGTCTCGAGACGGGTGCGGACGGCGTCATCGTCGGTACCGCACTCAAAACGGACGGCGTAACGACGAACCCCGTCTCGGAAGCGCGGGTCGAGGAACTCGTGACCGCGGCTCGAGCGGCGGGCTCGAGCGACTGAGGACGCGAGAGTCGTCAGAGCCCGAGCATCAACGGTCCGATCAGTACTCCCATCAGGTGGACGCGTCGGCACCGCAATCGAACCGGAACCAGTCCGATAGCGGTCGCGACGGCGAAGATCGCGATGCCGACCGGCCCGGTGAACAGATACGAGAGGGCGAGCAGCACCGCGAGGACGGCGACCGAAATCTTCCAGTAGGGCAGCCGGCCGACCAGCTCGAGGTAGGCGTCACCGACGACGATCACGAACGCGAACCCGAGCAGTCCCGCGAGGACGACGCCGGCGAGCAGGATCGGTAACTCGAGCGGCGCGGCCGTGCCCTCGAACGCGACTAACACGCCGGTCCGGGGCTGGCCGATGGCGACCAGCGCGAAGAGCGCGAAGATGGTATTCGACGTGTCGACGCCGCTGGTGGCGACGATGTAGCCGCGGTCGCTGGCATCGCCCGGGACGAGCGCCAGCACCGCGACGGCGGCGATCGCCGCCGTGATACCGGGTAGGTAGCCGACGACGGCTCCCGCGAGCGCGCCGGCGACGGCGGTAACGCCGACGAACGGTCGCGAGGCTCGTATGCCCTCGCCCGCCTGTCGCGGAATGCCGCTGCCACGGATCGCATCGATCAACACCGGCGCGCCGAAGAGCCCGGCGAAGAGGGGCGCGAGCGTGCCGCCCGCCTCGAGCGGGGCGTCCGCAGTGATATCCAACGTGAGTGCGCCGAGGCCGGTCGCGAGCGCGAACGAGAGTAGCCCGCCGAACCGGCCGCGCCACGTCGGTTCCGACGCGATCAGTGCGACCGCGACCATCGCGAGGACGAGCGAGAGGTGGGCCCGGATCGTCGGATACGCGGCCGTCACGGCCCAGGTGACGGGGACGGCGAGCGGAACCGCCGCGATCACGGCGAGGACGCTGCCGAGCGCGGAGAGTCGGATCGCCTCGTAGCCCCGCCCTTCGAGGACCATCCGATGGCCAGGCAGTGCGGTGACGGCCATCTCCGCGTCGGGGACCCCGAGCGCCATCGCCGGGACGGCGTTGCAGAAGGTGTGGACGACGCCGGCCGCGAGCATTGCACAGCCGACGAACAGCGGCGACCCGGGAACCGACGGCACGACGCCGGCCAGCAGGAACGCGAAGTTGTTGGCGTGGAGTCCGGGAACGAGCCCGCTACAACACCCCAGCAGCGAGCCGGCGACCACCCACGCGAGCAACTGGAGCGTGAGTGCCGGCTCGGTGACGACCTCGACTGGGGCGGGCATCGCCGACTCTGGCCGCGTCCTCGTTTATAGTGTCTCGGCTCAGCGGGGCACTGCTCGAGTCGCGAACCGCCGCGTCCGAGCAGGCGGCGTCGCCACTCGCCGTCCAGCATCGAGAAAAAATCGGGGTTGACAACTCGTCGAAACCGGATCGACGGGACGCGTTATCCGAAGAGTTCGCCGAGACCCTCGCCGTCGGCCTCGTCGTCCTCGTCGTCGTCCTCGTCCGTCGTGTCCGGCACGTCGCTGGTCTCCTCGGCTTCTTCTTCGTCGCCGCCTTCGTCGGCAGCGGCCTCGCCACCCGCGGCACCGCCTGCGGCGGCCCCACCAGCGGGGACGGCAGCGGCCTCGGAGACTGCCTCGTCGATGTCGACGTCCTCGAGTGCGGCGACGAGCGCCTTCACGCGAGACTCTTCGACGTCGACGCCGGCAGCGTCGAGCACGTTCGTCAGGTTGTCTTCGTTGATCTCTTCGCCCGATTCGTTCAGGATGAGTGCAGCGTATACGTATTCCATTGTTGGATCCTCCGTTACTTAACCGAACATCTCGCCGAGACCTGCTGCGCCGTCGCCGTCGTCTTCGTCGTCATCGTCGGCGTCGGCGTCTTCGGTCTCGGCCTCGTCTTCAGTCTGGTCGTCTGCCGATTCGTCTTCGTCGTCGGCCGCCGCCGGTTCGGCGGGGGCCTCGACGTCCTGAAGTTCGTCAGGAAGCGCCTCCTCGTCGTCGATCTGGCCCGCGAGCGCACGCAGCTGTGCGTCGGCCTTGCTGACGAGGTCGGGCATCAGGTCTTCGTCCTCGATGGCGGCCTGCAGGCCGAGGCTCTTGGCCTCGCCCGTGGCCTTGGCGATGAGCGTCGGAGCCGTCGACGCGGTCGGGAAGCTCGCGTTGAGCGCGAGGTTCCGAGCGCGGGCGGCGGCCGTCGACACGTCGCTCCGGTAGGCCTCGACGTCGATGTCGAGGTCCTCGGGGTCGAAGAGCACGCCCTCGGCGATGACGGCGCGCAGGTCGAGACCGACCTCCTTGGGCTCGATACCGAGCTCGTTGAGGACGTTCGCCAGGTCGGCGGAGACTTCCTCGCCGGCCTCGAGGACCGTCGAGTCCTCCATGACCTGGATCGACCCTTCTTCGATGCGCGCGTTCGCGCCGATACCCTGAAGTTCGCCGACGAACGGCCCCGGATCGACACCGGTGTCCCCTTCGGGGATCACGATGTCGTTCGGAGCGATTTCGCCCTCGTTGATCGGCGCGGGCGTCTTCGACGCCTCGAGTTCCTTGTACAGCGAGAACGGGTTCTCGTCGGTCGCGATGATCCCGACCTGTCCACCGATGTGCTCGACGAGGTCGCCGAGTCCGGCGTCCTCGAGCGCGCGCGTCTGCAGGGTGTTGCGGCTGACGCGCAACACGGCAGTACCGTACAGGTCGCGGCGCATGTCTTGGAGCTGCTTCGAGGGAATGCCGGCGATACCGACGACGCCGACGCTCTCGTACTCGTCGATGATTTGTGCGAGGTCGTCGACTTCCTCTTTCTTCCACTGGGGAAGGTTCTCGGTTTTGCGTTCAGCCTGTGCGCTCATTCTAGGCCACCTCCACGGACGGGCCCATCGTCGTCTTCACGTAGACGGCGTCGATGTTCTGGGGCCCCTTCTCGAGGTCTGCGTGCAGGCGACGCAGGATGACGTCGATGTTGTCGCCGACGTCCTCGGCGTCCATCTCTTCCGACCCGACGAGCGTGTGGAACGTTCGTCGGTCGCCGGAGCGAAGCTGCACGGTGTTTTTGAGCCGGTTGACGGTTTCGACGACGTCGTCGTCGGGCGCGAGCGGGTCCGGCATCTTCCCTCGGGGACCGAGAATGGTACCCAGGTGCCGGGCGATGTCTTGCATCATCGCCTCTTCGGCGATGAAGAAGTCCGTCTCGTCGGCCATGTCTTTGGCGTCGTCGTCGTCCAGGTCGGCTACGTCGTCCACCGAAAGGACCTCGTCCGCCGCCTCTTCGGCGCGGACTGCGGTCTCTCCTTCGGCGATGACGACGATCCGAGTCTCCTGGCCGGTTCCGGCCGGCAGGACGATCGACTCGTCAACGCGGTTCGACGGTTCGTTTAGGTCTAAGTCGCGCAGATTGATCGCGAGGTCTACCGTCTCGGTAAAGTTCCGGTCGGGCGAATCCTCGAGTGCGCGCGCTACTGCTGTTTCAATATCCGAATCTGCCATCGTTCACCTCCGTAGTACGCAGGACTGCTCCTACGGGTCAGTGAAACAGGCGATGCCTGTCTCCCTTGGACCGAGGGTCATGCCGAACTTAAACCCGTCGAACTGCCAGTACGCTCGTCTCGCGGCAGATCTCGCCGACTCATCCACCCACGACGGTACTGTCAGCGAGCACGGCCGTTCCACGCGGACGCGTTCGTTCCCTCACATTTCATTATAGTAATTTATTATTCACACTCACAATAACCGAAAACTCTATTATGCGTGCTACTGTAGCATGCATCCATGTGGCCAGTAGACTTATATAATATGATTGGTCCGTCGGGGATCGAGTCGGTCGCTGTGCTGACACCGTTCGGCGGTGAACTCGAGGCGTATCGATCGTTCGAACCGATCGTTCGAGTGGGGATTCAGTTTGCTGCGACCGCCCTCGTGTCGATGATCGTGCTCGGTTTGGCTCAGACCTACAGTAGACAGGCGGTGTCGAAATCGCGCCAGAGCCCCGTCATCTCGCTTTGCGTCGGGCTCCCGAGCCTCCTCGTCGTCGGTGGGCTCGCGAGCACGGGATATCTCATCGTCGATACGGACATCGGGATATTCTTCGGGATTCCGATGGTGATACTCGGCGCGGTCGTCCTCCCGGCGGCGACGGCGATCGGCTGCATCGCGACCGGACGCACCGTCGCTTCGCGACTCGGTGACAGTCGGCTCGTGACCGGACTGCTCGTCGGAGCGCTCGCGTGCGGGGTTGCCGGGTTGTCGCTTCCGGCCACCGCCGCCCTTCTCGGACTCGCCGGTGCGCTCGGTATCGGAGCGAGTATCCGAGTCCTGTTCGGAACGGCCGGGACGACGCGCCCGGGCGATCGAACCGTCCCGCCCGCGAACAAAGTATAGGAAGCTGCCCACGATCGTTCCCCGCGACGGACCGAACTCGGCTCGACGGTCCATTTCGTTCTCTCCGCTCCGCCGGTCATCGAACTCGAGAGACAGCGACGCCGAACGGTCGAGACGGTACTGAACAGATCCGTCGGAAGCCGAATGGCCGTCGACACCCGCCTCGAGCAGGCGTGGCTGACGCTAGCGTCGGTCTGCGAGAACGAAGAAGTACTCGCTGCGCCGTATTCAGGCGCTCGCTTCGCCGGCCAGCACGTCGTCGTACTCGCCGTCGTCGACTCGCTGCTTGAACTCTCGGGCGTCGTTGCCCTCGATGGTGACGCCCATCGAGGCACAGGTACCGACGACTTCCTTCGCGGCGTTGATCGTATCGTAGGAGAGCAGGTCGGGGTGTTTCTGCTCGGCGATTTTCTTGACCTGATCGACGGAGAGATCGGCGACGAACTCCTTCTGGGGCTCGCCGCTGCCGGTCTCGAAGTCGGCTTCGTCTTTGATCAGTGCCGCCGTCGGCGGGACACCGACGTCGATCTCGAAGGAGCCGTCCTCCTCGTAGTCGACGGTGACGGGAACTTCGGTCCCGTCGAACGCTTCGGTCTGATCGTTGATCTCCTGTACGACGGCCTGCACGTCGACGGGGGTCGGTCCGAGCTCGGGACCGAGTGGTGGGCCAGGATTGGCCTGGCCACCCGGAACGAGCACTTCGATGGTTCCAGCCATACCCGTGATAACCCGTGCGCGAGTTTTAAGGGTTGCTAATTCGGGTAGTCATCGTCTGTGACCGTCTGACGTGGATTACTCGTGGCGGTCGCTCCCTACTCGACGCACTCTGATCGCCACTCAGCGAACGACTCGAGGAGATCGGTCTCGTCGAAGCGCTCGATACAGGGGACGTCGTACGGATGCAGCGTTCGGACGCGGTCGACTAATTCGTCGTACGCGTCGTCGGTGGTCTTCGCGAGCAACACGGCCTCGTCGTCGCGGTGAATCTCATCCTCCCAGCGATAGGTCGAGGTCGTCGACAGCCGGTTGACACACGCGGCGAGTCGCTCTTCGACCAGCGTTTCGGCGATTTCGTCGGCCGCGTCGGGCGGCGCTGTCATGTAGACGGTCGGCATGAGAGCCGCTACGCTCGAGTCGGGGAAAAGAGTAATTTCTCTTCGGCGACCGGTCGGCGACGGCGAGTCAGCTGTCGTCGACCGGTGTGAACGTCCCGGTGATGTCCCACTCGTGGATGCAGTGTGGATTGCCGACCTGTTTCTCGCCGTCGTCGCGGGCGATCTGCCAGGCCTCGAGGTTTTCGTCCCACTGTTCGCCTCGACCGCACGCTTCACAGATTCTCGCGGTCGGTTTTCGTACCTGTGCGCTCATTATCGAACCGTGAGAACTCGACACATATAATGGTATTCGTGTGCGGCGAGTGCCGCCCCGCTGCCGGGGGATCTCGACTTATCTGAAAAACCGGGGGCGATCGGTCGCGCTCCGAGAGGGAACGGAGAGCGGCGATCAGTAGACGGCGTCTCTGATCTCCTCGCGGAGGTCGTCGAACTGCGACAAGTATTCGCGACGGTCGGCGCGTAGTTCCGCGAGCGCCTCGTCGTAGTCGTCGACGTGGTCCGGCACGTAGTAGTCGTCGACGTCGAGTCCCGGGACGGAGTCGGGGATCGTCAGCCCCATCCGTTCGTCGTGGCTCCACTCGATGGTCCCGCGGGCGGCCTCGGTGAGGATCGTCACGGATTCGGTGACGCCGATGTCTTTCGACTCGTCGCCGAGATAGCCCGTGTTGATGATGTAACAGTCGGCTTCGAGGAGGTCGATGAGTTCGTGGAAGATGTTCCCCTCCTCGCCTTCGGAGCCGATGATGAAGGGGTTCGTTCCGACGACGCGGATCGACTCGCCGGCTCGCGACGGGTCGCCCGCGCTGGTCTCGATCGACTCGCCGAGCATGAAGGCGACGGCGGCCTGCTCCTCGTCGAGTTTGGCGACCGGGGGCATCAGGGGGTTCCGGGTGATGAAGAAGACCTGATCCATGCTGCCGAGATCGATCTCCTCGTCGGCGCTCTCGAGTTCGTCGCGCTGGATGATGGCTCGAGAGTTCGACGTATAGCGGTCCTCGTCGAAGTGGACGGTGCCGTCCTCGTCGACCGCGACGTTCTCGAGGATCGCCGATTCGGTGGTCGCGGCCTCGTAGAGTTCCGGCTGCTCGTCTTCGCCGAGGCCGATCGTCTTGATGAACAGTCCCTCGCCCTCGCTGCCGGCGACGGAGCCGTCCGAGAGGAGGCCACAGACGTCGTCCTGCAGCATGGACGCGTCCTCCGGGTCCTCGAGCCAGCAGCCGTGAGAGGTCAGCGTGGACTTGCCGGTCGCGGAGAGGCCCATGAACACCTGGCCGACGGTCCGTAGCTCGCCGTCAGCGTCGCGGACGCGGACGCGCTTGCTGCCCGCGTGGAGTCCGAGACCGCCCTGCTGCTTGATGCGGTACATGTACAGCCGGAGGAACGACTTCTTGGCTTCGCCGATGTAGTCCGTGCCGAGGACGGTCGTCACGCCGATGTTGGGACGGACTCGAATCTCGGTCTCGTCGTAATCGGGCAGGTGGACGGTGTAGAGATCGGGATCACGTCCGTCGGTCGGCTCGAACAGGCTCGCCCACGCGTACGCGATCCGAGCGTGCTCGACGGGGACGAACAGGCGACAACAGAAGGTCGCGTCCGGGTGACGGCCCATCAGTCGATCGACGCAGAGCATCTCACGGTCGCTCGTGAGACCGATCGCGTCGTCGACGAGTTCGTGATCCCGATCGGTGAACTCGTCGTCGACAGCGTTTTTCGTCCGATCGGCGCTCCGCGAGCGGACCTCACTGACGTACGACGCCGATCCGAACTCGGTCGTCGTCTCGTCGGGCTCGGCGAGTTCGCGCAGTTCCTCGAGCGACAGATCGTACCGGACGTTCGACGCTGTAGTCGGATCCGGAAGCTGTCGGACCAGTGGACGGGACTCCGTCCCGGTTTCAGACATATACGTAACACACCACTGTCCTGACTGATAAACATGGAGGATTATGATCGCTGTATGGTACGACTCCCCAGACCTATATCGGAGTCCGGCATTTCGAACCCCTGTATCTGCTATGAGA contains:
- a CDS encoding HpcH/HpaI aldolase family protein, whose translation is MSQEPRANALRETLESGEVALGVLENTYSPTVVELYAALGADFVWIDLEHGGPSPRDAGKLEELLRAADGTDTELLVRVPDTDPSLVRKALDAGVRNVFLPRVGSAEELEAAVRAGRFEYDGEPGRRGMANPRASRWGMTDEYVTGEDESVVVGVTIETQSALDDLDDILSVPELGFVFIGPLDLSVSLGHPGEFDHPDVEEAVETIRSAAVEADVPVGGLGFGMDDVNEKAANGYQLLNIGTTTGALRSSVTGWLDDYDGA
- a CDS encoding NADH:flavin oxidoreductase/NADH oxidase codes for the protein MTDLLSPLSLRDSETKNRIAVSPMCQYSCEPDGVATEWHRVHLGSRAVGGAGIVMTEATAVSPAGRITPHDLGIWSDEHAAALEPTTEFIRDQGGVPGIQLAHAGHKASKERPWEGHVPIQPDGTGPSGASGWEVLSPSPEAYPPFDGDRPAMRKADQDDIEGVIDAYRAAAERSLEAGFEVAEVHAAHGYLLHEFLSPVTNTREDDYGGSFENRTRLTRDVVAAVREVWPDDKPVFVRISGTDWLDDRESWDIEQSVRLADDLADLGVDLVDVSSGGLHPEQAVPGGPNFQVPLAERVREGADVAVGAVGGVTEPEQADALVRNGRADLVLVGREFLRDPYFGLRASGDLERDPDEVANAWPVQYRRAVQR
- a CDS encoding BtpA/SgcQ family protein; translated protein: MVSGTPLRTRFDADHPVVGMVHLPPLPGTPDFDGDRDAVRTRALEDATRLEAGGVDGIVLENFGDAPFHPDDVPKHVVASMTAVATALTDAVDVPVGINVLRNDARAAMSIAAAVDADFVRVNVHVGTAATDQGIIEGRAHETLRLRDRLAADVAILADVHVKHATPIGEREIERAALETVERGGADGVVVSGPGTGVETSLADVERVTDALADRGHDETPVFVGSGVTSETIGDCLETGADGVIVGTALKTDGVTTNPVSEARVEELVTAARAAGSSD
- a CDS encoding tripartite tricarboxylate transporter permease codes for the protein MPAPVEVVTEPALTLQLLAWVVAGSLLGCCSGLVPGLHANNFAFLLAGVVPSVPGSPLFVGCAMLAAGVVHTFCNAVPAMALGVPDAEMAVTALPGHRMVLEGRGYEAIRLSALGSVLAVIAAVPLAVPVTWAVTAAYPTIRAHLSLVLAMVAVALIASEPTWRGRFGGLLSFALATGLGALTLDITADAPLEAGGTLAPLFAGLFGAPVLIDAIRGSGIPRQAGEGIRASRPFVGVTAVAGALAGAVVGYLPGITAAIAAVAVLALVPGDASDRGYIVATSGVDTSNTIFALFALVAIGQPRTGVLVAFEGTAAPLELPILLAGVVLAGLLGFAFVIVVGDAYLELVGRLPYWKISVAVLAVLLALSYLFTGPVGIAIFAVATAIGLVPVRLRCRRVHLMGVLIGPLMLGL
- the rpl12p gene encoding 50S ribosomal protein P1; translated protein: MEYVYAALILNESGEEINEDNLTNVLDAAGVDVEESRVKALVAALEDVDIDEAVSEAAAVPAGGAAAGGAAGGEAAADEGGDEEEAEETSDVPDTTDEDDDEDDEADGEGLGELFG
- a CDS encoding 50S ribosomal protein L10, which translates into the protein MSAQAERKTENLPQWKKEEVDDLAQIIDEYESVGVVGIAGIPSKQLQDMRRDLYGTAVLRVSRNTLQTRALEDAGLGDLVEHIGGQVGIIATDENPFSLYKELEASKTPAPINEGEIAPNDIVIPEGDTGVDPGPFVGELQGIGANARIEEGSIQVMEDSTVLEAGEEVSADLANVLNELGIEPKEVGLDLRAVIAEGVLFDPEDLDIDVEAYRSDVSTAAARARNLALNASFPTASTAPTLIAKATGEAKSLGLQAAIEDEDLMPDLVSKADAQLRALAGQIDDEEALPDELQDVEAPAEPAAADDEDESADDQTEDEAETEDADADDDDEDDGDGAAGLGEMFG
- a CDS encoding 50S ribosomal protein L1; the encoded protein is MADSDIETAVARALEDSPDRNFTETVDLAINLRDLDLNEPSNRVDESIVLPAGTGQETRIVVIAEGETAVRAEEAADEVLSVDDVADLDDDDAKDMADETDFFIAEEAMMQDIARHLGTILGPRGKMPDPLAPDDDVVETVNRLKNTVQLRSGDRRTFHTLVGSEEMDAEDVGDNIDVILRRLHADLEKGPQNIDAVYVKTTMGPSVEVA
- a CDS encoding 50S ribosomal protein L11, with the translated sequence MAGTIEVLVPGGQANPGPPLGPELGPTPVDVQAVVQEINDQTEAFDGTEVPVTVDYEEDGSFEIDVGVPPTAALIKDEADFETGSGEPQKEFVADLSVDQVKKIAEQKHPDLLSYDTINAAKEVVGTCASMGVTIEGNDAREFKQRVDDGEYDDVLAGEASA
- the cutA gene encoding divalent-cation tolerance protein CutA — encoded protein: MPTVYMTAPPDAADEIAETLVEERLAACVNRLSTTSTYRWEDEIHRDDEAVLLAKTTDDAYDELVDRVRTLHPYDVPCIERFDETDLLESFAEWRSECVE
- a CDS encoding HEWD family protein gives rise to the protein MSAQVRKPTARICEACGRGEQWDENLEAWQIARDDGEKQVGNPHCIHEWDITGTFTPVDDS
- a CDS encoding phosphoenolpyruvate carboxykinase (ATP) produces the protein MSETGTESRPLVRQLPDPTTASNVRYDLSLEELRELAEPDETTTEFGSASYVSEVRSRSADRTKNAVDDEFTDRDHELVDDAIGLTSDREMLCVDRLMGRHPDATFCCRLFVPVEHARIAYAWASLFEPTDGRDPDLYTVHLPDYDETEIRVRPNIGVTTVLGTDYIGEAKKSFLRLYMYRIKQQGGLGLHAGSKRVRVRDADGELRTVGQVFMGLSATGKSTLTSHGCWLEDPEDASMLQDDVCGLLSDGSVAGSEGEGLFIKTIGLGEDEQPELYEAATTESAILENVAVDEDGTVHFDEDRYTSNSRAIIQRDELESADEEIDLGSMDQVFFITRNPLMPPVAKLDEEQAAVAFMLGESIETSAGDPSRAGESIRVVGTNPFIIGSEGEEGNIFHELIDLLEADCYIINTGYLGDESKDIGVTESVTILTEAARGTIEWSHDERMGLTIPDSVPGLDVDDYYVPDHVDDYDEALAELRADRREYLSQFDDLREEIRDAVY